Sequence from the Nerophis lumbriciformis linkage group LG02, RoL_Nlum_v2.1, whole genome shotgun sequence genome:
AATACACATGGTGTATTTAATACATATCGGGAAGCGTCATTTAAAAATTGTCCCACagcaaatatgtatgtatatataaaatgtgttttcttttgcattatttttttaaatgaatgaagtaacgttaaTGACAACCTtttcccaaaacacaatatagaatgtgagatatgagaggataatgcatacatttatcatttgttttccaaaaaagtggaaccccaaagatttactgtgggaccccatccatccatccatccgtcgatcttcttccgcttatccgagatggggacgcgggggcagcagcctaagcagggaagcccagacttccttctccccagccacttcgtccagctcctcccgggggaccccgaggcgttcccaggccagccgggagacatagtcttcccaacgtgtcctgggtcttccccgtggcctcttaccggtcggacgtgccctaaacacctccctagggaggcgttccggtggcatcctgaccagatgcccgaaccacttcatctggctcctctcgatgtggaggagcagcggctttacttttagctcctcctggatgacagaggcatacctgccaacttttgaaatcagaaaaacctagtagccagggtccaggggccgcaggccccggtaggtccaggacaaagtcctggtgggggggttcaggcttcgcccccccgacgcaaaatgattattagcattcagacaggttaaaatgttgctaaaaccatcacttttctatcagtcacagtgacttttcaaaacaaaaatattacagcaaaaatcatatgggttgattgacatgtttattctgtaagcgaacttcaatagtttgaaatgattttgacagttaatgccagttatcctgtcaacctttcacaagacttcaatttgttcattgaaagtataaacactgttACGCTtacgaggcattgtgatgccggaggtcgtcttttcaagatgcagagggatgtcaggaagcggcttgcaggtgagaataaatgatttattctgattgcagaacaaaatgctgcgcggtgcaccacggcacggaaaacaagagggtagcaaagatgctaatatcaaaatgtaaactatgagcgaaactaggagcgtaacttgttgcgtaggagcaaacaaaaccaacagaccgaatgaggccagcgcgtaaactaaatagccctctgattagtgcccgggcaacaggtgcgcgtccgggacactaaccagaggcaggtgactataatctgccgtcatggcaacagaaacaaactcaagaggtgctgaaaaacacaagtgaattgaaaacaaaaacaaaaatatgatccgggcagcggatcataacaaacactttttacagtaaacaaatggtaaaacagtactaaacaattccattaaaaaaaaaaaatgggtgtcattattaactttctgtccaagcttgtataatctactgccttgttcaattgtaaaaaatattctgtgcctaaaattcacatttctatcacaattatcatactgtaaacatggtaagctaacttcattacaattaatagtcctgtcaatagcatggaattacaattcaaatgtacttttttttgtaagcctttcaaaagaattcaaaatatgaaaaatgaatgaaaattaattgaagccatcagacacttgaaaagtggcacatcacatctctaatgtaatcatttgaacttttcaacagaaatagcactgcaaaaatattaaggacatacttctgtatttttggtagttatgctgtcaacatttaacaagatttcttcaacttggacttgaaagcataaatagtatcaacacttttaacagtataacagtactaaacaactccaatagataacattggtgtcattaccttttttgtggctaaaatccaaatgtattctatcagattgatcatactgcaaaaatgatatggtaactttatgataagtttacttcattaaaatgtaattcaatagcatcataaataaaacttcggcatttatcacatccaaagaatctgtttgggcgacgaaaaacgttgaaagttttccacttgtatcgctagcaacggcattagacttgtgttttttttgtcccaacgttgttacgatccgctgcacggatcatagtttgtttatgtttctcgtcacatatgttttcagcacattgattttgtttgtgttcagttgccatgtcaactgattactttcacctgcctctggttagtgttcgggacgcgcacctgttgccccgggcactaatcagagggctatttagtctttgtactggcctcactcagtctggcttcctggtttgttctcacacaactgatgacgacgattatttactgtttcttagctactagttctcacgctaggctcttttggtttgctagctcccacgctagcccttttgtttattcatcatattatttatatttaaaataaatcatttttcctacctgcaagctgtgtccgaagccgtctgcatccttgggagaaccacacccgcatcactatgcgaccacgtcgttacaaacgtggtcttttacatcgctaattcctccgtgtccgatcgaaaaatcttgtctgcgcaaggtgcaattcgcgtagttttcaccctttttggaacggatgattattcccggataggcttttgaatattcttcacggaatgactgcagttttcttttcggtttaagactcgtttgccatttttctccggctgattccatgatcgttcgctcgtttggaaacaatgggcaactggtgcctcgtgcttggcagcggtgctataaatagcctcgcgcatggcattcggaatggctcgatgggaagttacgggaagcagtgtcgattgtcattgttgttacgcgatttcgtgaataaaacttaaaaaaaaataaaataaataaaaattaattaatgaaaaaccatattttttatcactgcaaccgtaacccggaataggttgatgaaaaccgtactaattacgggaaaaccggagtagttggcaggtatgtaatggtctccttgcaggctcttcccaaaaaaactgtctggcagctacagcttgttcagaacgctgctgctagagttctaacaaagaccaacaaATGAtttgtttgcgatttttctccggctgattccatgatcgttcgctcgtttggaaacaatgacaactggtgcctcgtgcttggcagcggtgctataaatagcctcgcgcatggcattcggaatggctcgataggaagttacgggaagcagtgtcgattgtcattgttgttacgcgatttcgtgaataaaacttaaaaaaaaaataaaaaaataaaaattaattaatgaaaaaccatattttttatcactgcaaccgtaacccggaataggttgatgaaaaccgtactaattacgggaaaaccggagtagttggcaggtatgtaatggtctccttgcaggctcttcccaaaaaaactgtccggcagctacagcttgttcagaacgctgctgctagagttctaacaaagaccaacaaATGAtttgtttgcgatttttctccggctgattccatgatcgttcgctcgtttggaaacaatgacaactggtgcctcgtgcttggcagcggtgctataaatagcctcgcgcatggcattcggaatggctcgataggaagttacgggaagcagtgtcgattgtcattgttgttacgcgatttcgtgaataaaacttaaaaaaaaaaatttttttttaatgaatgaaaaaccgtattttttatcactgcaaccgtaacctggaataggttgatgaaaaccgtactaattacgggaaaaccggagtagttggcaggtatgtaatggtctccttgcaggctcttcccaaaaaaactgtccggcagctacagcttgttcagaacgctgctgctagagttctaacaaagaccaacaaATGAtttgtttgcgatttttctccggctgattccatgatcgttcgctcgtttggaaacaatgacaactggtgcctcgtgcttggcagcggtgctataaatagcctcgcgcatggcattcggaatggctcgataggaagttacgggaagcagtgtcgattgtcattgttgttacgcgatttcgtgaataaaacttaaaatgttttatttttttttaatgaatgaaaaaccgtattttttatcactgcaaccgtaacctggaataggttgatgaaaaccgtactaattacgggaaaaccggagtagttggcaggtatgtaatggtctccttgcaggctcttcccaaaaaaactgtccggcagctacagcttgttcagaacgctgctgctagagttctaacaaagaccaacaaATGAtttgtttgcgatttttctccggctgattccatgatcgttcgctcgtttggaaacaatgacaactggtgcctcgtgcttggcagcggtgctataaatagcctcgcgcatggcattcggaatggctcgataggaagttacgggaagcagtgtcgattgtcattgttgttacgcgatttcgtgaataaaacttaaatttttttattttttttaatgaatgaaaaaccgtattttttatcactgcaaccgtaacccggaataggttgatgaaaaccgtactaattacgggaaaaccggagtagttggcaggtatgtaatggtctccttgcaggctcttcccaaaaaaactgtccggcagctacagcttgttcagaacgctgctgctagagttctaacaaagaccaacaaATGAtttgtttgcgatttttctccggctgattccatgatcgttcgctcgtttggaaacaatgacaactggtgcctcgtgcttggcagcggtgctataaatagcctcgcgcatggcattcggaatggctcgataggaagttacgggaagcagtgtcgattgtcattgttgttacgcgatttcgtgaataaaacttaaaaattttttttttttttaatgaatgaaaaaccgtattttttatcactgcaaccgtaacccggaataggttgatgaaaaccgtactaattacgggaaaaccggagtagttggcaggtatgtaatggtctccttgcagtctcttcccaaaaaaactgtccggcagctacagcttgttcagaacgctgctgctagagttctaacaaagaccaacaaATGAtttgtttgcgatttttctccggctgattccatgatcgttcgctcgtttggaaacaatgacaactggtgcctcgtgcttggcagcggtgctataaatagcctcacgcatggcattcggaatggctcgataggaagttacgggaagcagtgtcgattgtcattgttgttacgcgatttcgtgaataaaacttaattttttttattttttttaatgaatgaaaaaccgtattttttatcactgcaaccgtaacccggaataggttgatgaaaaccgtactaattacgggaaaaccggagtagttggcaggtatgtaatggtctccttgcaggctcttcccaaaaaaactgtccggcagctacagcttgttcagaacgctgctgctagagttctaacaaagaccaacaaATGAtttgtttgcgatttttctccggctgattccatgatcgttcgctcgtttggaaacaatgacaactggtgcctcgtgcttggcagcggtgctataaatagcctcgcgcatggcattcggaatggctcgataggaagttacgggaagcagtgtcgattgtcattgttgttacgcgatttcgtgaataaaacttaaaaaaaaaatttttttttaatgaatgaaaaaccgtattttttatcactgcaaccgtaacccggaataggttgatgaaaaccgtactaattacgggaaaaccggagtagttggcaggtatgcagaggtgtgggaccccatttttatgaattgatggggtccctgggaccccatcaagaacattcctagcgccaacactgatggactaTTGGTGCGTGTAAAACTGTAATActactaatactaatcaaataacacctcgggggccatagatcattcattcacgGGCCGGGTGTGGCCCGCGGGCCTCGACTTTGACACACCCAGACATtccttccctctctctctctcctaagGTGAGTTTGAAGTTTGCGGGGCCGCGCCGCATGCAGGCTGTGATTGGACCAGGAGGAGCTTACCTTTCATGCAAATGAGCCGACGGCGACTCGGCGGCTGCGAGGAGGAGGCAGTCCCAGGAACAACACTCACCTTCTCCCCAGCTGGACCAAAAAAACATCTCCCAAACTCCCAACTTCAGAGTAAAAGCCTGCAATCAAGCGGACAATAGATGTGGTTTGATGTGTGGTTTCTCCCATTCTTAATACCGCGATAATCCGAGGAGGCTGCGAGGGCTTCCACTTGTTATGAGGCGACGATGAGCAGCGCACAAGTCAGCGGCAGCAAGTGCGCGTCGGGGCCCGTCAGCAGCTTCACCATCCAGTCCATCCTGGGCACGCCCGTCCAGGCGACGCGCACCGGGAGCAAGGAGATCTCCAAGGGGCATGCGGtgcaggcggcggcggcggcggcggcgacgaCGACGACCGGTGCCCCGCCGCGGAGGAGGACGCTGTCGGTGTCCTCGGAGGAAGACTGCAGCGGCGGGGAGGACTCGGCGGACTGCTTCTCCTGCTCGGAACCACCGGGACACCGGGAACACAACTTCTCATGTTTAGGTGATTATTCCAgctatccattttataccgcttgtcccgttattTAGCgtgaagcatgttttttttttttttaaataattttggtgatGAGAATTATTAGAATAAAGCTCAATTTTGacagacattattattattatgaactaAAATACGCACCGCGACAAACCTAAGCGTCCTTTATAGGCAAATATTAGGAGCTATTTGGCACATATTTTTAATAAAcggaaaaaaaagggaatttgaCTCTCTTGTTCAATACAATAAATATTAACTATTAAGTGCAACGCTAATAAATAACCGTGCAGAGCAAAGAGATGATGACGTGAACATGAGTTAGATTATAATTAGAGTgattgtttgttgtttgttttggtcggtttcgttttttttttttataatcataAAATCATAATTGACAATAAAAGCAAATAACAAAATGTTTCACGTCAGAAGTTGTaacttcaaactaaaacatgaaaaAGTCAAGGAAAAAACCAGGTCTTGTTTTAATATCAACTGCAAGTTTTCAAGGtattcaacctttttttgttaagtctcTCATTTCTCAGGTGTCACGTCGTGTGCAGTGCAAaatgacacacgcacacacacacacacacacactcctgtatttgttaccttcttgagacctgagaaaaaacacCTCCCTCTTAAGGACCagcatttctagatatataaagattaccatctacaacattaacaatataaacatactatgcaaatacaaaaaaaaaagataagcctttagttaattttttgtttttgtttttttaatgttcattATATACTTCAAGTCAATACGGTATGTctcaataaacatatttattttatttttttttaaattaattttggccaaagggggcgcatttcgatttcttacacacacttgttatttcatatgttggccagagggggagcacttttaaaagcaacaccgcagccaatttgaaaaattacatatataaagatttgtatgtacaacattattaatatatacaaactatgcaattaTACAAAaggaaagcttttagttaatatgtttttgtttgtaattaatttttaatcttcattatttacttcaagttattacagtatgtacatccattttctaccgcctgtcccttttggtatatttattaatttattttttttcataaattttggccaaagtgggcgcatttccatttcttacacacacttgtgttATAATTAGAGTGAttgcctgtttttttttaatgaaggcttgttttagtctgtttcggTTTTTATTAGTGATTTGCGTTTTTATTGTGGAGGTCCTCGGGACGACCCGAGCTGCGTGCGTGGTGGCGAGTAatgatgctgctgctgctgcgcttATTATTTGTAATCTAATTGAGGCGGCTAATTGATGGGACGTGTTCACAGAGTGCTCGTCAATTGGCCGTTAAATGGCGCTTGGATGAATACGGTGGTGGGGCTGCGGGTTGATTTAAAAAGTCACGGTCGATTTAGTGCAAGAGTGCACACTTCACTGAGAGGGACAAAAAGTGAGGtaattggatgttttttttttttttcccgcgtAATTTGTTTTTTTCCCGCGTAAATaggattttgttgtttttttcccgcgtaattttttttttacccgcgtaatttttttttccccccctcgcgtaaattagtttttttttttttcctgcgtacattatatgtgttttttttttttcccgcgtaaattgaatgttgtttttttcccccccgcgTAATGGTAACGAGGTGTGTCTCCGGGCAAGGTGCGGCCAAGGGGCTCCTGTCCGCCGCCGAGGGTCTGGCCAGGAGGCAGGACTACAAGGAGGCGCATGAGGATCGAGGCTGCGCGTCCCCCGTGGAGCGGCGGGCGGACGACAAGCATCTGCAGGGCGGCTCGGCCAAGAAGAAGACGCGCACCGTCTTCTCCCGCAGCCAGGTGTACCAGCTGGAGTCCACCTTCGACATGAAGCGCTACCTGAGCAGCTCGGAGCGCGCCTGCCTGGCCTCCAGCCTGCAGCTGACCGAGACGCAGGTCAAGACCTGGTTTCAGAACCGCAGGAACAAGTGGAAGCGGCAGCTGTCCGCCGAGCTGGAGGCGGCCAACATGGCGCACGCCTCGGCGCAGACACTCGTGGGCATGCCGCTGGTTTTCAGGGACAGCTCCTTGCTGCGCGTCCCGGTCCCTCGCTCCATCGCCTTCCCGACGCCCCTCTACTACCCGGGGAGCAACCTGCCGGCCCTGCCTTTGTACAACCTGTACAACAAGGTGGAGTACTGACGTGACGGACTCTTCTTAAATATGACGCTTCCCGATATGTATTAAATACACCATGTGTATTATCAATAATtttatacttattattattattattatttttagcttTCACATCACCTTCCtattttttaacaattaaaaaCCCCTCATTCTTCCATCTAAGGGAAACCATTTCATTGTTTGTACTGTAATCTGCAGGAATAATAAGAACCTCATTCAATACATTTTCTATTTCAGTCCGCTTTGTGCATTTTTagtgaccaaaaaaaaaagctaatttgACACATAAAAAGATATAGCTTTAATAACATTTACATAGTGTTATGTTGCACCATGGGGTTTTATTTTTCTTGTCAATATTTTATCTGGGGACATTTATTAGTGTACTGTACCTGGCAGGTTTATTATTAAAAAGAACATGCAGCAATAACGTTGTAATgagacacaaacattattgtcatTGATCAGAGTTGCTTCCCATTTGTTTGAATGATTATTTAACcctttcaggggtgtcaaagtcaaggcccgcgggccagatccggcccaccaatgaatgatctatggcccccgggatgatatttgattagtattagaacaccggcctgcacgcaccaatactccatccatgttggcgctaggaattttctaaatggggtccaagggaccccatcaagacataaaaatggggtcccacggtcaatttttggggtcccactttttttgtaagcgttttgaaaacaaatgataaatgtatgtattatccTCTTATACaggcttgggcaattattttgactcgggggccaccttTAGAaaacaaaatgtgtctgggggccggtatatacatatatatatacatatatatatatatatatatatatatatatatatatatatatatatatatatatatatatatatacatacatatatacagcatatatatatatacatatatatatatatatatatatatatatatatatatatatatatatatatatatatatatatatatacatatatatatatatatatatatatatatatatatatatatatatatatatatatatatatatatatatatatatatattatcagctATGTACTATAGTATTTcatgcatgtttatatatatatatatatatatatatatatatatatatatatatatatatatatatatatatatgtcttaataaggttatccaaaaaatagtgctcgataccgtagtagagcgcaatatatgtatgtgtgggaaaaaatcacaagactatttcatctctacaggcctgtttcatgagggggggtaccctcaatcgtcaggagatctcctgatctcctcaatcgtcaggagatctcctgatctcctgacgattgagggtaccccccctcatgaaacaggcctgtagagatgaaatagtcttgtgattttttcccacacatacatatatatatatatatatatatatatatatatatatatatatatatatatatatatatatatatatatatatatatatatacatacatatatacagtatatatatatatatatatacatatatatatatatatatatatatatatatatatatatatatatatacagtatatatatatatatacatatatatatatatatatatatatatatatatatatatatatatatatatatatatatatatatatacatatacatatatatatatatatatatatatatatatatatattatcagctATGTACTATAGTATTTcatgcatgtttatatatatatatatatatatatatatatatatatatatatatatatatatatatatatatatatatatatatatatatatatatatgtctcaataaggttatccaaaaaatagtgctcgataccgtagtagagcgcaatatatgtatgtgtgggaaaaaaaaatcacaagactatttcatctctacaggcctgtttcatgaggggggggtaccctcaatcatcaggagattttaatggaagcattcgcataccatggtttatatagggcacagagtgggtgggtacaggctggcctaggggcgtggtgattggctcatgtgttacctaggaggtgtttccgtctatggcggcatgttgttacaatttcgctgcgcttgaaagagaaactgtttattatttaccgtccagacctgtcatccctcaacaagcgcagcgaaattgtaacaacatgccgccatagacggaaacacctcctaggtaacacatgagccaatcaccacgcccctaggccagcctgtacccacccactctgtgccctatataaaccatggtatgcgaatgctcccattaaaatctcctgatgattgagggtaccccccctcatgaaacaggcctgtagagatgaaatagtcttgtgatttttttccccacacatacatatatatatatatatatatatatatatatatatatatatatatatatatatatatatacaaatataaatatacgcacacacacacaaacatatgtgtacagctccactaatggacattggagtgttactttcaaaggcaaaattaaagtattgctagaaacataattttatatgggactttattgtattatatgtatagcacatgttccaaaaagaaaaaaaaaagcataaaacacagtatatttaaatatactaaatgtaaaaaaagggaataaatattcaaaataatctagtttggttgaacgcaccaatactccatccatgttggcgctaggaattttctaaatggggtcccagggaccccatcaagacataaaaatggggtccgtcagtcaatttttggggtcccactttttttgtaagcgttttgaaaacaaatgataaatgtatgcattatcctcttatacaggcctgggcaattattttgactcgggggccacctttagagaaaaaaatgtgtctgggggccaacatatatataaatatatatatatatatatatatatatatatatatatatatatatatatatatatatatatatatatatatatatatatacatacacaaatataaataaataaataaataaatatatatatatatatatatatatatatatatacacaaatataaataaataaataaataaatatatatatatatatatatatatatacacaaatataaat
This genomic interval carries:
- the hmx2 gene encoding homeobox protein HMX2, which translates into the protein MSSAQVSGSKCASGPVSSFTIQSILGTPVQATRTGSKEISKGHAVQAAAAAAATTTTGAPPRRRTLSVSSEEDCSGGEDSADCFSCSEPPGHREHNFSCLGAAKGLLSAAEGLARRQDYKEAHEDRGCASPVERRADDKHLQGGSAKKKTRTVFSRSQVYQLESTFDMKRYLSSSERACLASSLQLTETQVKTWFQNRRNKWKRQLSAELEAANMAHASAQTLVGMPLVFRDSSLLRVPVPRSIAFPTPLYYPGSNLPALPLYNLYNKVEY